GTTGCTGTCAAGAAATTGAACTCAGGGAGTGTCCAAGGTTTTGATGAATGGCAGGTAATACAAATGCCAGTGATAGATTGAAACATCTGCATCTTATAGTTGCTTTGTGTGTCTAGTTGTGATCATCGTGTGACTCGATGGTCAAAAAGGGGACTACGGTGAATTAGTACCCAATTGAACTTTGATAAAGTTGCAACGGTGATAAATATTAGTTTGTTTGGTCTATTTGGACAGTCATTATATGCAGGTATAATAATGAGAGTGGCCTCGACCCTGGTCCACTCTTTGCCTTAAGATCTCTTGTTGATTGCTTATCAAGTGCGTTAAATTTCAGAATATATTTTGCAATTACAGACTTGAACTTAAGAACAACGATTTATGTAACATTGTCCGGTTCAAGTGACTTTCATTCATTGACCAGTCACTATATGATATATGTAACTGTGCTGCTTTGAGACCCAATCTAACAGAACTTATACTTAAGGTCCATCCAGGTCTCCTTTAATAAGGTAATTTTTAATTAGATCTCAAAGGTCTAAGTTAGCATGCAGGTGCCCATACATGAATTGATAAGAAAATCTATTAGAAATCTTTTACTTTTGTTGTACTAACTATCTTATTGGGTTGGTGAAGCAAAAAAGTAAACAGCGAAAAAGAATAGCATTTCTATCCAATTCGTTTTTCAATGGTAACAAACTAGATAATCATAAAATTTCTGCATCACTACTCTTCAAATGCCATTGTTTGTATCTATTGAAAACATGTTGAGCTGGATTTGATggcattattttatttattgaagATTTTTAATATTCATTTTAGTGCAAACCCAAGTACGTGAATATAATTGGCAGTAGTATGTGGTGTGTTGCTTTGGTGTATGTTTTGACTGATCTGTCTTAATTCATTTTTTGTCGCATGTTTGTTTTGTTGATTAAAAACGTATATGACATTTATGTATGATAAgtattttcttttgtattctttCTCCATGTTATTGAATTCGGACGGCTTAGTTGATTCTTTCATCGCTTAATTTGAAAGTGCAGGCAGAAGTGAACTTTTTGGGAAGGTTCTCACATCCTAACCTGGTGAAGCTCTTGGGATACTGTTGGGAAGATAAAGAGCTGCTACTTGTCTACGAGTTCATGCCAAGGGGAAGCCTGGAAAACCATCTTTTTAGAAGTAAGAACTTGTCTCTTTAAATAAGGGTAAGAAAGACCAGATAAGAAGGATTTGCTTAAGCCGAAATCTGTCTTGTTTGAAAATGCAGGGATTACTGCCACAGAGCCATTATCCTGGGATTTACGTCTCAAAATAGCCATCGGAGCAGCAAGGGGCCTGGCTTTTTTGCATACCTCAGACAGGAAAGTCATTTACAGAGACTTTAAGGCCTCAAATATTCTTCTGGACGGGGTAAGATTCTAGCTAAGGTTTTTCTTCTGTTTCTTGAGGTTTTTCTTCTATTTCTTGATGGTCTTTTACCATGTGAAACTAGTGTTGTGAATTTTGCGTGTGTACTGATTGGGGCTGGGGTGGGAAGAACGCGTCCTTTCATGATCCTCTGGTGGCAAAAAATAAGTGGATGTGTGGGGCTTCTCTTAAAAGTTTAGCTGAAAATAATTCAATTTAGGGTGATAACTCTTTTTGACACTCATTCTATTAAAGTAATTTCTTTAGGTTTATATCACCAGGGGGACGACTTGTGTTCTGAAATGCCGATTCGTGTCATTGTTTTCACTTTTGTACTAAATTCGATATATCAACTTTAAGGATCCATTAGTTTTTGCTTTTCCCATCACCCTCTGCCCAACGTACCTtttcattctttttttttttctgcgtGAAAAAGTTATAAGTTCTCCTGTGGTGTTTTTCTTGCTTTTATAGGGTTATAATGCAAAAATATCAGATTTTGGATTAGCAAAACTGGGGCCCTCTGGAGGGGATTCTCATGTAACAACCCGAATTATGGGAACACATGGATATGCTGCTCCTGAGTACATTGCTACGGGTAAGTGCCTGACTAGATCTCATGTTACATGTGTTGCTAATAGATGATCATACCGAGTAAAATTGTGACTAAAATCGAACGTGCTCGAAATTTCATGGTATAATCTTATGAAGTTCCgtgcaaaaatgaaaaatatcatgCTTTTAACATTATTCGTATTCTTTTTAGTTGCAGTACTCACTGCTTCACcatgaaatgtgcagatttgAACGTTGGTAATGCTGTTAAATTTTTTGCACATGCACCCGCTCTTGTCATCTTGTGTGACGCGAACGGCTTTACTACTGGGCGAATTGATTGGCCAAAATACTTTTACTAATTTGGTATTGCTATTGCCGTAGAAAAAATATTTGCATTGTATTTTGCCTTTATTCGCATTTTTTCATTGCTACCGGACTCAGAAGCGCTGAATACATTTCCTGGATTTTAAAACCAGGGCATCTATACGTGAAGAGTGATGTGTATGGCTTTGGTGTGGTGCTGCTAGAGATATTGACGGGCTTAAGAGCCCTAGACACGAGACGGCCAAGTGAGCAGAAAATTTTGGCTGACTGGTTGAAACCCTCTCTTTCCAGTCGACGAAAAGCGTTGTCTATTATTGATCCAAAAATGGAAGGGCAGTATTCATCTAAGGCCGCACTACTAGCCACTCAGCTCACTCTCAAATGCTTGGAACAAGAACCTAGAAAACGGCCAGCGATGAAGGAAGTTGTGGATGGTTTGGAACAAATTGCAGCTATGGTAAAACAGAGAGAATCTAAGAATAAATCGAATCGTTCTTCTTCTTGTCAACACGGGAAATCGGAAAGAACTCTTATCTCGCCATATCATGGCACTGGAGTGGGAGCTAGAAGATGACCGAGCCCTTCTATTATGAGCCAGGGGTTGGTAGTTCTTGATTCAACAATTTATATGTGATTAGATGAGTTCTcttttgaaattgaaagaaGCGAGAACAACTCTCAAGGGGTGTTTGGGTTGATGGAATAGGTGAATGCTTGGACAATGACCTGGAGTTCAATTCTCGTTACCAACAAGACGAGTTTATCACACATGGTTTGCCTAGTGTGTTTTACTTTGCTAACATGGTTTGCAGGCTATTGCGTTCGTGCAAAAGTTTACTCAGTTAACACCAAAAAATAGCGTGCGACGTcattaaaaaaagaagaaaaaacgaGAACACATAGTTCGATCAAAATACTTATGTCTACGAGGCCACGTCAAGATATCGAGCATGTCTAATAAATTTGAGTAATTAAAATCATAGgcttaaacaataaaaatacttGTAATCTTACGACACCTTTAATATGAACATATTTAGTAGATTTTTCTTGGTGAACACCACTAGGCTTTAAAGATTCGCTTAGTCGAAGTCTtttttatgacaaaaacttgtgtgagacgatttcacgggtcgtattttgtgagacagatctcttatttgggtcatccataaaaaaaatattaatttttatgctaagattattactttttattgtgaatatcggtatggttgatccgtctcaccgataaagattcgtaagaccgtctcacaagagacctacttttttttgaaattgcatATTATTCTATCCTGATGATTAAGCCAGGAGACACTAAAGTTGAATATGCACCATCTGGAATGTTCTCACAAACTCTAATATGGTGGCTTGAAATCAAACCCGTCACTGAATATTTTCAACGGAAAGTAGTGACAACTTATAATCTCTCAATTTTGCATTCCAATCACGTCTGCTACTTTGTCACTTGTTAACTCACGCAGCAAGAATAATAGCATATCTTTTTCAGAAAATAGAATTTAAAATCAAATCTTACCAATGATAAACATTTACtatccaaaatattttaatagaaTTATGAAAATGTCAGAAAGACAGTAAGCAAATTTTCCATCAATCTCATGCATGTCGCACGTCCACCAAGATAAAAAGGTAGAGGGTTTGGTGATCTATTTCAGTGGATAGTTGATCACGGGCATGTTGAGGATTCGGAAACTTTTGTTCTGATTTGCTGGAGTTATGGATAGAACACAATCTAGTGGTTTTCCAAAGTAAGATTCAAGATTGGGAGGATGTGTTAGCTCGTGCTAGAAGAACGAAAGCTCAATAGCATGTATTCTTGGAAATACCAGTTGCTTATGGAACACAGCCCAGTTCACATCATTCTTAGCCACCATCTAATGGAATTCTAAAAGTTAATGTTGATGCAACCATCATTCAATCTTCGAACCTGCAGGTTCGGGTGAGAATTGTGGGGCGGGGCGTGACAacaatgatattttgattttggCTGAAGGTTGGATTATTCATGGAGCTCTATCTTCTCTTCTCATATGGCAGAGATAATGGCAGCAAGGAGGGATTGAAGAAGGCAATCAACTCGGGATGGTCGAAGGTGATAATCGAGACAGACGCAGCCCAGGTGGTGCGAGAAATCAGTGAGCTGTGTTCTCTCCTACTGAACCAATTGCCGAGCAAATACGCAAGCCTAGTTTCAAGACTTTCGGAAGTAAAGATTCAACATTGAAGAAGTAATGTGAACTAAGTGACGAAGGAATTGGCTTGACATAGTTTGCAGAGTCATCGACATTTTGTGTTTTCAAAAGCGATTTCGTTTTTTTATAGCTAAATTTGTTTGTAAAGATTTATCAACTTTCTAATGCTAATGATTTTTTTCAGAATAAAAATAAGTGAAGGTTTAGGGCACCAGCTAACACAAATtattagagtttaaaatttatttttaaaaaatagctgGAAAATTGAATTACGaatcaaaagaaaaatgttatttaataGCTTCTCTCTCAGATTTTCTCTTCCTAATGATAACTAAGTTCTTTTTACTTCTATGTTAAAATGTAAACTTAtcaggtttttttttaaaaataaatttttagttGGATGTAATAATTATGTATGTTAGGTAGAGTAATTGGAACATGATGTTTGAGCTGTTATACGGTTTAAAAGACTTGAGTTATACAGTTATCACCCGCTATAGTTTTTGATAAAACGACGAGCGTTCGATCCTACAATTTTAAAAGGTTTTATCCGTGTAAACATAacctaataaattttttttgaagatcGTAACCTAATAATTGAAGGCGATAAAAATGTGGATTATTTATGTTGTGTCATTTGGTTTGATTTTAATGTCtagaattaattttatatttgacCTAAATAATCTAGCAATTAACAAAGTATCATATTTTATTCCAACAACCCTTGAAAAATGTTTTTGCTTTATCGTTTTATTTCTTCTTTTCCTTTTCGTTTAGAAGGATATGGGCTAATTCTAATgcggcaaaaacttgtgtgagacggtctcacagatcgtattttgtgagacgaatatcttatttgggtcatccatgaaaaaatattactttttatgctaagagtattactttttattgtgaatatcggtagagttgacccatctcacagataaagattcgtgagaccgtctcacaagagacctactctgcTAATGCAACGAGGTAGAATGGGGTACTTAACCCAGACCCGATGCTGTTATTTCGAGTATAACACCAGATAAACGGATATTTGGTCGGGCTTTTAAAATTAACTTTTATAACCAAGCTGGTACGGGCCAAATCTCGTAGGATCCGACCCATTATATATTCGTGAAATTAAAATAGCTTATATTGTTAGCTTGGGAGATAATTTTATTGTCACTCTGCACCTATCTAAACTAGTATTTTTCTGGTTCAATGGATTTATTGCCTGAAAACATCCGCTTCACTAATTTCTAGATATTATCCTCCTTCCCACACTTGACCTATtttgcatatatttttatttaaatttattaactaAAATTTAAAGATGTCAATCAGACCCATTGCTCGGATATGGGTTGGGCGGGTATAAGAAATGAGCTCCCACACTTGACCTactttgtatatatttttatataaatttattagtTAAAAATTAAAGATGTTATCAGACCCATTACTTGGGTACGGGTTTGGGCGGGTACCCACAAGGAATGAGCTCTCAAACTTAAACAGAAGAAGGGatataaataatcattttttttattatgacGATGACCAATAAGCGCCCTAGTGTCTCATACTCGGCTTCCTCGATTGATGCTTGCAGAGTGTGCATCAATCATTTTTTTCAGCAGGAGATTGATTTTTCAACACGACAATTtggcaaaaaaaattatacgtCCAGGATAAGCTTTGAAATACAATAAAAGGCTAGTTAGTACATGTTAGATAACAACTAATCTATATCTATCTATATTATTACCTATAAAAGTGTAGATACTTGAAAAGTTTTTCAATTGTGAATGGACATAATTACCCTTTCAcatgttttattattttcatcatCAAGTAACATATGTGGTAACTAATACTAATTAACCACATTTTATGGTTATGGTTTTGTGTTTTTGACTTTCTACCCTTATCTTTTTTTcgttataatatttaattatgtcatatttcgttctatttcatttttaaaaaaaatttcgttcTATATACATATAGTTGTGTGGATTTTTTCAATTGTAAACGAGCGTAAGAGAAATAAAATTGAATTATATTCATAATGAAATGACTCATTATAAAGTATATAGATTTTTAAAAG
The sequence above is a segment of the Primulina tabacum isolate GXHZ01 chromosome 6, ASM2559414v2, whole genome shotgun sequence genome. Coding sequences within it:
- the LOC142549518 gene encoding putative serine/threonine-protein kinase PIX13, encoding MGNCFGSQPAVDPNPSSTIPSTQGTSRNYSNGGGFSATSSSPGQFSAALSDDLHMVGEILPTACMKIYSYSDLKSATRNFNRDMVLGAGGFGTVYKGWVDEKTLEPSKLGTGVLVAVKKLNSGSVQGFDEWQAEVNFLGRFSHPNLVKLLGYCWEDKELLLVYEFMPRGSLENHLFRRITATEPLSWDLRLKIAIGAARGLAFLHTSDRKVIYRDFKASNILLDGGYNAKISDFGLAKLGPSGGDSHVTTRIMGTHGYAAPEYIATGHLYVKSDVYGFGVVLLEILTGLRALDTRRPSEQKILADWLKPSLSSRRKALSIIDPKMEGQYSSKAALLATQLTLKCLEQEPRKRPAMKEVVDGLEQIAAMVKQRESKNKSNRSSSCQHGKSERTLISPYHGTGVGARR